The following proteins are co-located in the Planococcus plakortidis genome:
- a CDS encoding flagellar hook-length control protein FliK, which translates to MNALVSALIGRPAAPAAAVKTQGSNEPAGQFGQLLMALSADPAQLQAKPETASAALPMKELVALLEQLSDMPAEQLTEEQQAMQYAVFQLLADANGEQLEQAVEVFSSDEEVQGELAALVKQIKSLLLTAKEFVQPTGFPGVAEKEITPDETAPEEALRPLIELAAQLKEETLPSEKLLLLKELAPIKAEARLPFAQTPAAWLHALSKDSNSTQANNAVEQQAPDTQAAKAVPAEGETILKAEAVQAAAPVKTEAQVQAAVLPVALADQKQVDVPVRQVPVQKLSETLAEWISSPARLTAGGNETRLRINIFPEHLGHLEILVSAAGGKVSAQIIASHGAAKEAVEFQLNQLRLSLSQQGVEIDSLEVREEHSSPEFQQHGRQRESPFADASGNSAGRGGGSGGESVSDDADIPQRRQRETVSDNGQLNYTV; encoded by the coding sequence GTGAACGCGTTGGTGTCTGCATTAATCGGCCGGCCCGCTGCACCCGCAGCTGCTGTGAAAACGCAAGGGAGCAATGAGCCGGCTGGACAGTTCGGGCAATTGCTGATGGCGCTGTCGGCAGATCCGGCACAGCTGCAAGCAAAGCCTGAAACGGCCTCAGCCGCGTTGCCGATGAAAGAACTCGTTGCTCTCCTCGAGCAATTGTCGGACATGCCTGCAGAGCAATTGACCGAAGAACAGCAAGCCATGCAATACGCGGTGTTCCAATTGCTTGCCGATGCGAACGGGGAGCAATTGGAGCAAGCCGTTGAAGTCTTCAGTTCCGATGAAGAGGTTCAGGGTGAACTGGCTGCACTGGTAAAGCAGATAAAATCCTTATTGCTGACTGCTAAAGAATTCGTACAGCCTACGGGATTTCCGGGGGTCGCGGAAAAAGAAATTACTCCGGATGAAACGGCACCGGAAGAAGCGCTGCGCCCGCTTATCGAATTGGCTGCGCAACTGAAAGAAGAAACGCTTCCTTCAGAAAAACTGCTGTTATTGAAAGAACTCGCGCCTATCAAAGCGGAAGCGCGCCTGCCATTTGCACAGACGCCTGCCGCCTGGCTGCACGCGCTGTCGAAGGACAGCAACAGCACTCAAGCTAATAATGCGGTTGAACAGCAAGCGCCTGACACGCAGGCTGCGAAAGCGGTGCCTGCAGAGGGCGAAACGATTCTAAAAGCGGAAGCGGTTCAAGCTGCAGCTCCTGTAAAAACAGAAGCGCAAGTGCAGGCCGCTGTGCTTCCGGTTGCTCTTGCTGATCAAAAGCAAGTGGACGTGCCGGTTCGGCAAGTTCCGGTTCAGAAGCTGTCGGAAACACTCGCGGAATGGATCAGTTCACCGGCCCGCTTAACTGCAGGCGGAAATGAAACGCGCTTGCGTATCAATATTTTCCCTGAGCATCTCGGCCACCTGGAGATTTTGGTGAGCGCGGCAGGCGGTAAAGTGAGTGCGCAAATCATCGCGAGCCATGGTGCCGCGAAAGAAGCGGTTGAATTCCAGTTGAATCAACTGCGCCTGTCGCTGTCTCAGCAAGGCGTGGAGATCGACAGCTTGGAAGTTCGGGAAGAGCACAGTTCACCGGAATTCCAACAGCACGGACGGCAGCGGGAATCGCCTTTCGCGGATGCCTCTGGAAATAGCGCTGGCCGGGGTGGCGGAAGCGGCGGAGAATCCGTTTCGGATGATGCTGATATACCGCAGAGGCGCCAGCGTGAAACTGTTTCAGACAATGGCCAATTGAATTATACCGTTTAA
- a CDS encoding flagellar hook capping FlgD N-terminal domain-containing protein translates to MNITTATTAANQPTAATEKTKPDALGQDAFLKILIAQLKYQDPMEPQKDAEFIGQMAQFSSLEQLTQLNKTMTGYAGEGGSASLAGSAHLLGTEVSWSANEQAGTGIVKAVTMKNGEIMVELEGEETKIPLSAIERIEQQGETKNEQAAEQA, encoded by the coding sequence ATGAATATCACTACAGCGACGACGGCAGCGAACCAGCCGACGGCAGCCACAGAAAAAACAAAGCCGGATGCGCTCGGGCAGGACGCTTTCCTGAAAATCCTGATCGCCCAGCTGAAATACCAGGATCCGATGGAACCGCAAAAAGATGCGGAATTCATCGGACAGATGGCCCAGTTCAGCAGCCTCGAGCAATTGACGCAATTGAACAAGACGATGACGGGCTACGCCGGAGAAGGCGGAAGCGCATCTCTTGCGGGTTCCGCCCACTTGCTCGGCACCGAAGTCAGCTGGTCAGCCAATGAACAAGCTGGCACCGGCATTGTCAAAGCAGTCACGATGAAGAACGGCGAGATCATGGTCGAGCTGGAAGGCGAAGAAACGAAAATTCCATTGTCGGCCATTGAACGAATCGAACAGCAAGGCGAAACCAAAAACGAACAGGCGGCCGAGCAAGCCTAA
- the flgF gene encoding flagellar basal-body rod protein FlgF → MLRSMYSGVSGMKNFQVKLDVIGNNISNVNTIGFKKSSIQFQDLLSQTVSTSGANPMQVGLGSGTASLNVNHNPGSAISTGVATDLTIMGDGFFVVESEASGERYLTRAGSFTLDSEGFMTTAQGYNVLDTQGNPVQITPPGSDFSIDRLGNIVQENGPDPAIQIGMFAVDNPTSLRKVGGSMYELSNEEEIVISDANAIRSQIGSGLLEMSNVDLTEEFTEMIIAQRGFQANSRTITTSDEVLQEVVNLKR, encoded by the coding sequence ATGTTGCGTTCTATGTACTCCGGGGTGTCCGGCATGAAAAACTTCCAGGTGAAATTGGATGTCATCGGTAATAATATTTCCAACGTCAATACAATCGGATTCAAGAAAAGTTCGATTCAGTTTCAGGATTTGCTGAGCCAAACGGTATCGACAAGCGGGGCGAACCCGATGCAAGTCGGACTTGGTTCCGGCACCGCCTCTTTGAACGTCAACCATAACCCGGGCTCAGCGATCTCAACGGGAGTTGCAACAGACTTGACGATCATGGGCGATGGATTCTTTGTCGTTGAATCAGAAGCGAGTGGCGAACGTTACTTGACGCGCGCCGGCAGCTTCACTTTGGACTCAGAAGGGTTCATGACGACAGCACAAGGATACAACGTGTTGGATACACAAGGAAACCCTGTCCAAATAACTCCTCCAGGCAGCGATTTCAGCATTGACCGACTCGGCAATATCGTCCAGGAGAATGGGCCCGATCCTGCAATCCAAATCGGTATGTTTGCAGTAGACAATCCGACAAGTCTCCGGAAAGTCGGCGGATCGATGTATGAGCTGTCGAATGAAGAAGAAATTGTCATCAGTGATGCCAACGCCATTCGTTCCCAAATCGGCTCAGGCCTTCTTGAAATGTCCAACGTTGACCTAACGGAAGAGTTTACGGAAATGATCATCGCGCAGCGTGGTTTCCAGGCGAACTCGCGCACCATCACCACTTCCGATGAAGTTTTGCAGGAAGTCGTGAACTTGAAACGATGA
- a CDS encoding flagellar FlbD family protein, protein MIRLTRLNRSEIILNAVYIERIEAMPDTVITLTTGKKVHVLEPVSAVIDQVTAYYRDINILPRLHDAPMEE, encoded by the coding sequence ATGATTCGCTTAACAAGGTTGAACCGGTCTGAAATCATCTTGAATGCGGTGTACATCGAACGTATTGAAGCGATGCCGGATACGGTAATCACGCTCACGACCGGAAAAAAAGTGCATGTGTTGGAGCCGGTGTCCGCAGTGATCGACCAAGTGACGGCTTATTATCGGGACATCAACATCCTGCCACGACTGCACGATGCACCTATGGAAGAATAA
- the fliM gene encoding flagellar motor switch protein FliM — translation METNFSDRGEAALNQKKIHTYDFKKALRFSQDQIRTLSRIHENFARLLTSYFSTQLRTYVQINAEKVEQVSYTDFLQQVERKSILGVFEARPLSGSMVMKFSPEVAYVMFDRLLGGQGNVLQKTSDLTEIEISVIDRIFSNSLNCFEEAWSSVIALSPELKEIEVNPQFLTMAAPNETVIVVSLHTKIGEVEGEIQICLPHLVLEQVLPKLSARHWLANQKKAVEDHEVEALEKRLQTTKMDVAAVLGEATVDIKDFLDLKKGDILRLDDAIDAPIKLYIDQKQKFLAQPGISKGRLAVQITGLCTEGEVCDEG, via the coding sequence ATGGAAACGAATTTTTCAGACAGAGGCGAAGCGGCCTTGAACCAAAAAAAGATCCATACCTACGATTTCAAGAAGGCTTTGCGGTTTTCGCAAGACCAAATCCGTACATTGTCCCGCATCCATGAGAATTTTGCGCGTCTGTTGACTTCCTATTTTTCGACGCAGCTGCGTACCTATGTGCAGATTAATGCCGAAAAAGTGGAACAGGTGTCGTATACGGATTTTCTTCAGCAGGTCGAGAGGAAATCGATTCTTGGTGTGTTCGAAGCCCGCCCACTCAGCGGCAGCATGGTGATGAAATTTTCACCCGAAGTGGCATACGTCATGTTCGATCGCCTGCTTGGCGGCCAGGGCAATGTGTTGCAAAAAACGAGCGATTTGACGGAAATCGAAATCAGCGTCATCGACCGCATTTTCAGCAACTCCTTGAACTGTTTCGAGGAGGCTTGGTCATCGGTCATCGCCTTATCGCCGGAACTCAAGGAAATCGAAGTAAACCCGCAATTTTTAACGATGGCGGCCCCAAATGAAACCGTCATCGTTGTTAGCTTGCACACAAAGATCGGCGAAGTGGAAGGCGAGATCCAGATCTGCCTCCCGCACCTCGTACTCGAGCAAGTCTTGCCGAAATTATCGGCCCGCCACTGGCTCGCCAACCAAAAGAAAGCAGTTGAAGATCACGAAGTGGAAGCACTTGAAAAACGCCTTCAGACGACAAAGATGGATGTTGCAGCAGTATTAGGTGAAGCGACTGTCGACATCAAGGATTTCCTGGACCTGAAAAAAGGCGATATCCTGCGCTTGGACGATGCGATCGATGCACCGATAAAACTGTATATCGACCAGAAACAGAAATTCCTTGCACAGCCGGGAATTTCAAAAGGCCGCTTGGCGGTACAAATTACAGGCTTGTGTACGGAAGGGGAAGTTTGTGATGAAGGATGA
- the fliN gene encoding flagellar motor switch protein FliN, producing the protein MKDERLSPEEMKGLLNKVDSPAPEQALGSHELGVLKELFCTAFGGTAALRDPLFPETAAIKGPVWTVKSKDELFAETKAPVYVALGEYSGLLKMPQIVTLGQAQADAMASELSNETDSDKLFAAVQDMLVRLFGSSAAALSMVSGQEIGYSLSGMDILEAGQKFPFTHFTKEQWFAEALFTLTVGNRQNVAFRMYLPAGPCRELAEELAGCGQAQEAKETQDMSSNEQQQPEKTSQPADSSGPSVQSVQFSSFDEIAAEQSAPNNLDMLLDIPLQVTVELGRTKRMVKEILEMSQGSIVELDKLAGEPVDILINNKLIAVGEVVVIDENFGVRVTDILSTAERISKLR; encoded by the coding sequence ATGAAGGATGAGCGCCTATCGCCTGAAGAGATGAAAGGGCTGCTGAATAAGGTAGACAGCCCAGCCCCAGAGCAAGCTTTGGGCAGCCATGAGCTCGGCGTATTAAAAGAGTTGTTCTGCACAGCGTTCGGTGGCACCGCTGCCCTTCGCGACCCGCTGTTTCCAGAAACCGCAGCCATCAAAGGGCCGGTGTGGACGGTGAAGAGCAAGGACGAACTGTTCGCGGAAACGAAGGCACCAGTCTACGTCGCGCTCGGTGAATACAGCGGCTTGTTAAAAATGCCGCAGATCGTCACGCTCGGCCAAGCACAGGCGGATGCGATGGCTTCGGAGCTGTCGAATGAAACAGACAGCGATAAACTGTTCGCGGCAGTGCAGGATATGCTTGTGCGCCTATTTGGGTCATCAGCGGCTGCGTTGTCGATGGTGAGCGGACAGGAAATTGGCTATTCCTTATCGGGCATGGACATTCTGGAGGCGGGGCAGAAATTTCCGTTCACTCATTTCACCAAAGAACAATGGTTTGCTGAAGCACTGTTTACGCTGACTGTCGGCAACCGACAAAATGTAGCGTTCCGTATGTATTTGCCGGCCGGGCCGTGCCGAGAATTGGCCGAAGAGCTGGCAGGATGCGGGCAAGCGCAAGAAGCGAAGGAGACACAGGATATGTCATCAAACGAACAGCAACAACCCGAAAAAACTTCACAGCCGGCGGATTCCAGCGGGCCAAGCGTCCAGTCCGTTCAATTTTCGAGCTTCGACGAAATCGCCGCTGAACAATCTGCGCCGAACAACCTCGACATGCTCCTGGACATTCCGCTGCAAGTGACGGTGGAACTGGGACGCACGAAGCGGATGGTCAAGGAAATCCTTGAGATGTCGCAAGGGTCGATCGTCGAACTCGATAAACTGGCAGGAGAGCCGGTGGATATCCTCATCAACAACAAACTGATCGCTGTCGGAGAAGTGGTCGTCATCGACGAAAACTTCGGCGTGCGGGTCACCGATATTTTAAGTACGGCAGAGCGCATTTCCAAATTGCGTTGA
- a CDS encoding flagellar biosynthetic protein FliO, producing MNYRHWILLLIALAALWLAAPAMASADTGNVTDWLKEAPGDAEPAEAEAVPEIEEKSFAAIIGQLIFYTLLIAGLIYGLIKFLAMRQKGVQSQRAVQLMGGSPLGQNKSLQLVKVGGQFYLIGVGNEVTLIKEFSGEAEIAALEQDLEQQRPAASALFGNGGKSKESFTNFEQYFARSLDKQKERRLSFGKKRTDDGEDQR from the coding sequence GTGAATTACAGACATTGGATTTTACTACTCATAGCGCTCGCTGCCCTTTGGCTTGCCGCGCCGGCAATGGCGTCTGCGGATACGGGAAATGTGACCGATTGGCTGAAAGAAGCTCCTGGCGACGCCGAACCGGCAGAAGCGGAAGCGGTGCCGGAGATCGAAGAGAAAAGTTTTGCTGCGATCATCGGGCAGTTGATTTTCTATACGCTGCTGATCGCGGGATTGATCTACGGGCTCATCAAATTTTTGGCGATGCGCCAAAAAGGCGTGCAGTCGCAGCGTGCGGTCCAGCTGATGGGCGGCTCGCCGCTCGGCCAGAACAAATCGCTGCAGCTGGTCAAAGTCGGCGGCCAATTCTATTTGATTGGCGTGGGTAACGAAGTAACGCTCATCAAGGAGTTTTCGGGGGAAGCGGAAATCGCGGCTTTGGAACAAGACCTAGAGCAACAGCGTCCAGCAGCATCCGCCTTATTCGGAAACGGTGGCAAATCGAAAGAGTCTTTTACGAACTTCGAGCAATACTTCGCCCGCAGTTTGGACAAGCAAAAAGAACGGCGCTTGTCTTTCGGCAAGAAACGCACAGATGACGGGGAGGACCAGCGATGA
- the fliP gene encoding flagellar type III secretion system pore protein FliP (The bacterial flagellar biogenesis protein FliP forms a type III secretion system (T3SS)-type pore required for flagellar assembly.) translates to MIPELLLAIPGISLDNTNPGDVSTTLQLLLMLTVLSLAPGILIMMTSFTRIIIVLSFVRTGLGTQSMPPNQVLVGLALFLTFFIMAPVATEMNDTALQPYLDEELNQEEALDAAILPIKEFMAQHTREKDLALFFKYAELEKPDSIEGIPLTSLIPAFALSELKTAFQIGFVIFIPFLIIDMVVASTLMAMGMMMLPPVMISLPFKILLFVLVDGWYLIIESLLVSF, encoded by the coding sequence ATGATCCCAGAATTATTATTGGCCATTCCCGGCATCTCACTCGATAATACCAACCCGGGAGATGTCTCGACGACGTTGCAATTATTATTGATGCTGACAGTATTGTCGCTCGCGCCAGGCATCCTGATCATGATGACGAGCTTCACGCGCATCATCATCGTCCTGAGTTTCGTGCGGACAGGGCTTGGGACGCAATCGATGCCCCCGAACCAGGTGCTGGTCGGATTGGCGTTATTTTTAACCTTTTTCATCATGGCACCGGTCGCGACGGAAATGAATGATACCGCGCTCCAGCCGTATTTGGACGAAGAACTGAACCAGGAAGAAGCGCTCGATGCCGCCATCTTGCCGATCAAGGAATTCATGGCGCAGCATACGCGTGAAAAAGATTTGGCGTTGTTCTTCAAATACGCTGAACTGGAAAAGCCGGACAGCATCGAAGGCATCCCGTTGACTTCGCTGATCCCGGCATTCGCACTGAGCGAATTGAAGACCGCTTTCCAGATCGGCTTCGTCATTTTCATCCCGTTCTTGATCATCGATATGGTCGTCGCGTCGACTTTGATGGCGATGGGGATGATGATGCTGCCGCCGGTCATGATTTCACTACCTTTTAAAATCTTATTGTTCGTCCTGGTGGATGGATGGTATTTAATCATCGAATCGCTGCTTGTCAGCTTTTAG
- the fliQ gene encoding flagellar biosynthesis protein FliQ — translation MTPDMVIKLAEQSIYLIILISAPLLLIALGVGLLVSVFQAMTQIQEQTLAFIPKILAVFLSLVIFGPWMLTMLLDYTRDLFEQLPRFIG, via the coding sequence TTGACGCCGGATATGGTCATCAAACTAGCAGAACAATCCATTTACCTCATCATTCTCATATCAGCTCCGTTATTGCTCATCGCACTGGGAGTGGGGCTATTGGTCAGCGTGTTCCAGGCCATGACCCAAATCCAGGAGCAAACTCTGGCATTCATCCCGAAAATACTGGCGGTTTTCCTGTCGCTTGTCATTTTCGGCCCCTGGATGCTGACAATGCTCCTGGATTATACGCGCGATTTGTTCGAGCAGCTTCCGCGGTTTATCGGATAA
- the fliR gene encoding flagellar biosynthetic protein FliR → MNEVLNLLPFFLLVLIRLTAFFLIAPLFAMKGVPNQFKIGIAAFLALTATTAWAPETALVLDGSYTLLIFKELAVGLALGFTAALLLYAVQIAGAFIDFQMGFAIANVLDPQTGAQVPIIGQFKYTLALLFLLTVNGHHMMLDGVMQSLRALPAEEFLSVGAESIARFMTDLFIEMFIIAFQISLPIVASLFLIDVALGILTKAVPQLNIFAVGLPLKIFVGFVLLLLTMGVFFYLLQILFEKMMGSMGKLISLLGGG, encoded by the coding sequence ATGAATGAGGTTCTGAATCTGCTGCCGTTCTTCCTGCTCGTGCTTATCCGCCTTACCGCTTTTTTCCTGATTGCGCCGCTGTTTGCGATGAAGGGCGTGCCCAATCAATTCAAGATCGGCATCGCTGCTTTTCTCGCGCTGACAGCGACGACCGCTTGGGCTCCGGAAACCGCATTGGTGCTCGATGGCAGCTACACTTTACTGATCTTCAAGGAGCTGGCGGTCGGCTTGGCGCTTGGCTTTACGGCCGCGCTTTTGCTTTATGCGGTGCAGATCGCCGGAGCGTTCATCGATTTCCAGATGGGTTTTGCCATCGCCAATGTCTTGGATCCGCAGACGGGCGCCCAAGTGCCGATCATCGGGCAATTCAAATACACGCTCGCGCTGTTGTTCCTATTGACCGTCAACGGCCATCATATGATGCTTGACGGCGTGATGCAGAGTTTGCGCGCCCTCCCGGCGGAAGAGTTTTTATCGGTTGGTGCGGAGTCCATTGCACGTTTTATGACCGATTTGTTTATTGAAATGTTCATCATCGCTTTTCAGATTTCCCTGCCGATCGTCGCGTCCTTGTTTTTGATCGACGTGGCACTGGGCATCCTGACGAAAGCCGTGCCGCAATTGAATATCTTTGCGGTCGGCTTGCCGCTGAAGATTTTTGTCGGCTTTGTGCTGCTGCTGTTGACGATGGGCGTGTTCTTTTATTTGCTGCAGATTCTTTTCGAAAAAATGATGGGCAGTATGGGCAAATTAATCAGCTTATTGGGAGGCGGATAG
- the flhB gene encoding flagellar biosynthesis protein FlhB → MKRYPLDLQFFAGEKTEKATPQKRQESRKKGQVAKSQEVAAALIMLGGILVLSFLGEWMLDQLLAIYRINYIQYISWDITPDTIRLMFEQLAMDAFLVIVPIMLVGVVFGFLGNYMQVGPLFTAEPLKAKLERLDPIKGAKRIFSVRALVELAKSLMKIAIVGGAAFGVLWFGQEEIFSLSRQSLRDSLSLVGGLVLQMGMVAALILLSLSTLDYMYQKYEFEKGIRMSKQDIKDEYKKAEGDPLIKQKIKEKQRQMSMNRMIQDLPNADVVITNPTHYAIAIQYDAETMEAPKVIAMGKDFTALKIKEKAKELGIVTMENKPLARSLYAQVSIGDSVPEELFLAVAEVLAYIYALKGKLS, encoded by the coding sequence ATGAAACGCTATCCATTGGACCTGCAGTTTTTTGCCGGCGAAAAGACCGAAAAAGCGACGCCCCAAAAGCGCCAGGAATCGCGCAAGAAAGGCCAAGTCGCCAAAAGCCAGGAAGTCGCGGCCGCACTCATCATGCTCGGCGGCATCCTCGTCCTGAGCTTTCTCGGGGAATGGATGCTTGACCAATTGCTGGCCATTTACCGCATCAATTACATCCAGTACATCAGTTGGGACATCACGCCAGACACGATCCGGCTCATGTTCGAACAATTGGCCATGGATGCATTCTTGGTCATTGTGCCGATTATGCTGGTCGGCGTGGTCTTCGGGTTTCTCGGAAATTACATGCAAGTGGGGCCGCTGTTTACGGCAGAACCGTTGAAAGCGAAGCTCGAGCGGCTCGATCCGATCAAAGGCGCAAAACGGATTTTCTCGGTTCGCGCACTGGTGGAGCTGGCGAAGTCCTTGATGAAGATTGCGATTGTCGGGGGCGCCGCGTTTGGCGTCTTATGGTTCGGACAGGAAGAGATTTTCTCGCTGTCTAGGCAAAGCTTGCGCGATTCCCTGAGTCTTGTTGGCGGCCTTGTCCTCCAGATGGGCATGGTCGCGGCGCTGATTTTGCTGTCTTTATCAACGCTCGACTATATGTACCAGAAATACGAGTTTGAAAAAGGCATCCGGATGTCCAAGCAAGACATTAAAGATGAATATAAAAAGGCGGAAGGCGATCCGTTAATCAAACAAAAGATCAAGGAAAAGCAACGCCAAATGAGCATGAACCGCATGATTCAGGATTTGCCTAATGCTGACGTCGTCATCACCAACCCGACGCATTATGCGATTGCGATTCAATACGACGCCGAAACGATGGAAGCGCCGAAAGTCATTGCAATGGGCAAAGATTTCACGGCGCTCAAGATCAAGGAAAAAGCGAAAGAGCTCGGCATCGTGACAATGGAAAACAAGCCGCTCGCCCGCTCGCTCTACGCACAAGTATCCATCGGCGATTCCGTACCCGAAGAACTGTTCCTAGCCGTCGCCGAAGTCCTGGCTTATATCTACGCTTTGAAGGGTAAGCTTTCGTAA
- the flhA gene encoding flagellar biosynthesis protein FlhA, translating into MKFRDYAILVSVIMIVIMMVIPLPPLLLDILIMINISLALTIILVAMNTQEPLQFSIFPTLLLLTTLFRLGLNVSTTRSILTNQTGGQVIETFGSFVVGGSAIIGILVFLILVIIQFLVITKGSERVAEVAARFTLDSMPGKQMSIDADLGAGMISDREAKTRREKVGQEADFYGAMDGASKFVKGDAIAGIIITIINIIGGLMIGVVVHGLPIGEAAQLFTLLSIGDGLVSQIPALLISTAMGIVVTRAVSDGNLGSDVTRQLFAYPKMLYVVAGTLMMLAVFTPISPLLIMPVAAVVAFSAFRMQKTLNAEEASEKDSDPGEKEAAGLKSPESVNDLLHVDAIEFEFGYGLIPIADKNQGGDLLDRVIMIRRQCAMELGIVVPVIRIRDNIQLQPNEYVIKIKGNRVARGDIMLDHYLAMSPGVDDENVYGIETVEPAFGMPALWVDEDMKEEAEMAGYAIVDPPSVVSTHLTEIIKRHAHELVGRQEVKSLIENIRDSSPAVVEELIPNLMSIGEVQKVLMKLLKEKVSIRNLLVVLETLADYAPQTKDVDLLTEYVRQALARQITRQYAPDNEALKVITAGASLEKKFADSVHRTEQGNYLSIDPESSQTIFQKITEQAGQLQQNGVQPILLTSPAIRIYMRQFVERFAPDLPVLSYNELEPEIEIQSVGVVNIP; encoded by the coding sequence TTGAAATTCAGAGATTATGCGATATTGGTATCGGTGATCATGATTGTCATCATGATGGTCATCCCGCTGCCGCCGCTGTTATTGGATATTCTAATCATGATCAATATCAGCTTGGCGCTGACCATCATCCTGGTGGCGATGAACACGCAAGAACCGTTGCAGTTCTCGATCTTTCCGACGCTCCTCCTGCTGACGACCTTGTTCCGCCTCGGCTTGAACGTCTCGACGACACGTTCGATCCTGACCAATCAAACCGGCGGGCAAGTCATCGAAACATTCGGTTCGTTCGTGGTCGGGGGCAGTGCCATCATCGGGATTTTGGTGTTCTTGATTTTGGTCATCATCCAATTCCTCGTCATCACCAAAGGTTCGGAACGCGTGGCGGAAGTCGCTGCCCGATTTACGCTCGATTCAATGCCCGGCAAACAGATGAGCATCGATGCCGATTTAGGTGCAGGAATGATCTCTGACCGCGAAGCGAAAACGCGCCGCGAAAAAGTCGGCCAGGAAGCCGATTTCTACGGCGCGATGGACGGCGCCAGTAAATTCGTTAAAGGCGATGCCATCGCCGGCATTATCATCACCATCATCAATATCATCGGCGGCTTGATGATCGGCGTCGTCGTCCACGGCTTGCCGATCGGCGAAGCGGCGCAATTGTTCACTTTGCTGTCGATCGGCGATGGGCTCGTCAGCCAAATCCCGGCGCTGTTGATTTCGACGGCGATGGGGATTGTCGTCACCCGTGCCGTATCGGACGGCAACCTCGGCTCAGATGTCACGCGCCAATTGTTCGCTTACCCGAAAATGCTCTACGTCGTCGCCGGCACGCTGATGATGCTCGCAGTTTTCACCCCCATCAGTCCGCTTTTGATTATGCCGGTCGCGGCTGTCGTTGCCTTCAGCGCTTTCAGGATGCAAAAGACGCTCAACGCTGAGGAAGCGTCCGAAAAAGACAGCGACCCGGGCGAAAAAGAAGCGGCCGGCCTGAAGAGTCCGGAAAGCGTCAACGACTTGCTGCATGTCGATGCCATCGAATTCGAGTTCGGCTACGGTTTGATCCCGATCGCTGATAAAAACCAAGGCGGGGACCTATTGGACCGGGTCATCATGATCCGCCGGCAATGCGCGATGGAACTGGGCATCGTCGTTCCGGTCATCCGCATCCGCGACAATATCCAATTACAGCCGAATGAATACGTCATCAAGATCAAAGGCAACCGGGTGGCGCGCGGCGACATCATGCTCGACCATTACCTCGCAATGAGCCCTGGCGTCGATGATGAAAACGTCTATGGCATCGAAACTGTCGAGCCTGCGTTTGGCATGCCGGCGCTGTGGGTCGATGAAGACATGAAAGAAGAGGCGGAGATGGCGGGCTACGCCATCGTCGATCCGCCATCCGTCGTCTCGACGCATTTGACGGAAATCATCAAGCGCCATGCGCACGAACTCGTCGGCCGCCAGGAAGTGAAGTCACTGATTGAAAACATCCGTGATTCCTCTCCGGCTGTCGTTGAAGAATTGATCCCGAACTTGATGAGCATCGGCGAAGTCCAAAAAGTGCTCATGAAGTTATTGAAGGAAAAAGTGTCGATCCGCAATTTGCTGGTCGTCTTGGAAACCTTGGCCGATTATGCGCCGCAAACAAAAGACGTCGATTTGCTGACGGAATATGTGCGCCAGGCGCTCGCGAGACAAATCACCCGCCAGTACGCGCCGGACAATGAAGCATTGAAAGTCATTACGGCAGGAGCGAGCCTAGAGAAGAAATTCGCCGATTCGGTCCACCGCACAGAACAAGGAAACTACCTATCGATCGACCCGGAATCGTCCCAGACGATTTTCCAGAAAATCACCGAACAGGCCGGCCAGCTGCAGCAAAACGGCGTCCAGCCGATCCTGCTCACGTCACCTGCCATCCGCATCTATATGCGCCAGTTCGTGGAACGCTTTGCGCCGGATCTGCCGGTATTGTCCTATAACGAATTGGAGCCTGAAATTGAAATCCAAAGTGTTGGAGTCGTGAATATCCCATGA